TGGGAATAGACTTTCATGCTGGTACGTCTTTTTACAACAGCTCTTTTTCTCAAATGCTAGATAAGGAAGCATTACCCCAGCATTAAGCCTCTTTCATGTAGCTGAAATACTGCTTAAATTGTTTGTGGCGCTGTCTAAGGGTATGGGAGAGTTCTGGGCTGGTTTATGGATGCAGCTCCAAAGTCCAACTCTAATATGTTTCACTCGTTTTCACAGACAATGACACGATCTACTGGGTGGACATGGGCCTGAGCACCATTAGCAGGGCTAAGAGAGACCAGACCTGGAGGGAGGATGTGGTCACTAATGGTATTGGCAGGGTAGAGGGCATTGCTGTCGACTGGATAGCAGGTGAGACACATcacaaatgtagaaaaaacaCTGTGGACATGGTATGTAAATAGTGCAATTCAAACAGTATCTATCATACACACTGATAAACCTGTGCTGCCATTTCATTTGTCATCCTCGACCTGACTGTCAGTCACTGGCTGTTATCATGTGGTAGGAAAGAGGATGGATTAAAAGCAACAGGAGGACCAATAGTACTAACTGAGAAAATGGGAAATAGATGCACACAGAAGagacacagaacagaaaatacaaagagGCATCTGAAATGTTAATCAACACTTTTGGCTTTAATCCTCAAACGTCAGACAGGGAATCATTATAGCACATTCTCAGGATCTACCAGAGCATCATTTTTTCTCCTCCGTCCTCCACAGGAAACATTTACTGGACGGACCAAGGCTTTGATGTGATCGAGGTGGCCAGACTGAATGGCTCCTTCCGCTATGTGGTGATCTCCCAGGGCCTGGACAAGCCTCGTGCCATCACTGTCCACCCTGAGAAAGGGTGAGAGGAAACACCTCTGCTTCTAGCTCCAATTCTTACTGTAGCTGTCTTAAGCTTCTGCTTCTCTAGTTTCTGATAGTAATTGCTGAGGAAGTTATCTCTGTGCTttgttgtgtgcgtgtgtagtTACCTGTTCTGGACAGAGTGGGGCCAGTACCCCCGTATTGAGCGGTCTCGTCTGGATGGCAGTCAGAGGGCCATCCTGGTCAATTCCAGTATCAGCTGGCCCAATGGAATTTCTATTGACTACGAGGTGCTGTATAACAGACTAGTCTACTATTATACATTATTCTACAGCGCAGACAGTGGACATTGCATTGCAACATCAACTCACCCATTACTGTCTCCGTGCATGTAGGAGAGTCTTCTGTACTGGTGCGATGCCAGAACGGATAAGATCGAGCGCATCAACCTGGAGACTGGCGAGAACAGGGAAGTGGTGCTGGCCAACAACAACATGgacatgttctctgtgtctgtgtttgaaagCTACATCTACTGGAGTGACAGGTCAGATATACCCTCAGTCTTGCTTGTCCTTACTTTTTGGATTATTCGTGAGTGACATCTGCCCCTAGGCTTAAGTTGTTTCTCATCTGCAAGCTTCAGCgtctgtttatcttttttattttgtcttgtctgtctgctttGAATCAGGACACATGCCAATGGCTCCATAAAGAGAGGCAGTAAGGATAATGCCACAgactctgtgtctctgaggacTGGTATTGGGGTGCAGCTCAAAGACATCAAGGTTTTCAACAGGGCCAGACAGCAAGGTGAGCACTGGGATGTTCATTCTGTTTACTCTAAAACTCTATTCTAAAATATGGCTCATAACTTCATAAATTATCCTGTTTTAGTGcatatttgttgattttttttttttttttttagatttgagaAATGTAATTGAATATGGTTATTTTCATGGATTTCACATATCTGTGTACAGGAACAAACGTGTGCAAAGACAACAATGGCGGGTGCCAGCAGCTTTGTCTTTTCCGTGGCAACGGACAGCGTACGTGTGCCTGTGCACATGGCATGCTGGCCGAAGACGGCTGCAGCTGCCGTGACTATGACGGCTACCTGCTCTACTCGGAGCGCACCATATTAAAGAGTGTCCACCTGTCCGATGAAAACAACCTGAATGCGCCCATTAAACCGTTCGAGGACCCCGAACACATGAAGAACGTCATTGCGCTCACTTTTGATtacagaggaggtggaggaaagggAGCCAACCGTATCTTCTTCAGCGACATCCACTTCGGCAACATCCAGCAGATCAGTGATGACGGATCTGACCGCAAGACTGTTGTAGAGAGTGAGTATTTTCACATCTTGTCCTTTTTAATAGTCAGCCTCTTGACAGATTACTTCGCACTTTATCTACAGTATAGTCCCCCCCCCACAAAGCTGATATTGGGTCTGTAATTAATCAACAGTTATTCTTAGTTAGTCTTGTATTTTGAGAATAACAAAGAACGTTAATTATAAAAATCAGACCCCCACAGTGAGAAATTTTCCTGGAGAAGAAAACACTCCAGCTGATCTAAGCATGACCAAGAGGCTTTTATTCTAAAGTCATAGCCAAGTAAGAAActaaaagaaagattttttttgtctgtgtgtattaacAACTACAGCTCTGCAGACTCTATAGACctttattcactttatttcagtacaacaaaacactggtgcattgttaatgttttaccAAAGTGCCTTTACTTTAAACTGTTTTACAAGGAATGCTGATTCCTTACAAGGAGCATGATTCAGGATTGTTTGTCCCACTGTCCCTGGAGAGCAGCACCACCCAGGGCTACCGGTTCGAACTCCTTGTACAATATCCAGACTACAAATGAAGAGGCAGAGAAGTTAAATGTTGTGcactgttgtgagtgttttgcCTTGTTAGGTTTCTTTCCTTGAGAGGGTGATGGTTTTATCCATTTATGTTTCAGCCTGTAACTGTTAAATAGTGATTCCCACTAGTCAGGGTTTTCTCACTTGCTCACTCGACTGTTTGTCGAGTGTTAAGTTATATCAAGGTAGTTGTTGATAGTAATACTGTTAggcagcagccacagcctcactggCTCTTTGCTCTCCCTTCTTGAACAGCCTCAGCAGATCTTGTCTGAATTTTTGGGACATCAGTACATAGAGGATGGGGTTCATCACTGTAGAGGATGTCGCCATGAAGCGTGCAAACACGCTGAAGGGGCCGTAACGCGGTGAGGCGCCAGTGGCTTCTGAGCTTTTAGCTTCCAATAACGCCAGCGTCAAACCGTAGGATGGCAGCCAGCACAGGGTAAAAGCTAGCACCAGCATAGCCGACGTCTGGGTCACTTTGCTCTGGTAGCGCTCTACTTGGGGGGCCCTGCGGACATGCTGAGTCCGCCACAGGAACATGAAGATGCTGCTGTATGCCACTGCAATGGTGGTCAGTGGAACCAAGAAGGCCACgaggaaatgaaacaatccaTAGATCAGTTGGTCCTGGTGGGACAGGAAAGCAAAGCAAGCAAGGCCATCAGGAGCTCGGCGAGGGATTCCCACAAACCGAAAAACAAGCTGGGGAGCAGCCAGGCAGCAGGCTGGGACCCAGAGGAGCGCAGCAGCTATAGACATCCGGCGAGGGGAGAGGAGGCAGTAGGCCCTGGCGGGCGTCACCACAGTCAGATAGCGAGACACAGCCAGCGTGGCCAGTGTGAAGACGCTGGCTGAGGAGCAGGCCGATCCCAAGAAGCCCACCAGACGACACATGAAGTCCCCAAATGGCCAGTGCTGCATGGCTATGGCAACAGTGTGGAAGGGAAGCACGGTGAGCAAAAGCAGGTCTGCAGCACTCAGAGCCAGCAGGAGGACGTCTGTTCCTGTGCCTGTCGTGGAGCTTTGAGGAGACTGTCCAGTACGTCTCATTCCCCTTCTCCGCCTCCCACACAGGATCACCATCACCATGGTTTGCCCACCAACTCCCAGCACCAAAATCAGTATATCTAGTATTGGGACAAGGACTTGCTCCACATTTCTCACTCCAGTGTCACTGCTGTTCCCCAGCAGAACCTCCAAACCTGTGGAGTTCCCCAGCTGCATCCTTTCTTCAGTTATGGAGATGTCTTCCAGCCATGCTACTACTGTTAAAAcacagtttgcctttagtttgGTCAAATATACTCAAGCCAGTCATAAAACTACTGATAGTACCTGCGGGAATGATTACACCTAATGTGGGTCGATAGCAGTTTACTCAGAAATACCATCACACAGATTTCCAATAATTTCCCTGAGATTGGTAGTGAAACTTAGCAATAAAGACAACTGAAGATGAATGtcaaatacatgaataaatacatataaacatattGCATACATTCATGTCCCCACTGACATTGTGAAAATGGCATTACCTCCAAAAATTGTCCTTTAAAATGCATCCAGTATGTGAATGTATGTGAATTATTCCATTCCATTCGCAGTCAGTCCCACCTCTGAATGGCTGTGGGGTGGTAAAGAGGGTGAAGTAACACCAGTCCTCCTGATTTCTTTGTTGCTTTggttttcctccctcctctggaCTCTTGTTAAGAGCACCCAAATGTTAGGAGCTAAATGCCACAGATTGCGTGATTTCCTGTCACCTCAGAGCAGGCGGCAGCTCCACATGACGTCTCAATCAGGCCCCCCTGCACACCAATCCACAATCAGCCTCACTCCTGCCCCCAAAGAATGGATCTCCTGAGAAACTGAATTCtagcagaggaggaaatgagcGTTGAATATCTCGACGGAAAGAGAGGATGAAACCGAGTAAACGGCAGGTGAACTCTGGACTGATTATCAAAGCACAGGCGAGAGATGGGCTGGCCTGGCCTCTGTGGGAGGGCCTAATGAGGCCAAACATGGTTTTTCCCATGGTCCAGTGCTTCTACTCCTTCTGAGAGATCCTCTGAAAGGAtctgtacattttcattgtacaTTTGTTCTCcctgcacagatacacacagaacTTACACTGATATGGTATATAAACAGATGTGAAATAGTGTTTGCCTTCAGAAATCAGGGTAATTATTGACGCTGCTCTGATAGCAAACATTAACTGCTATCACACGTACTACAGATAACTGTAATAAAAATCTATCAGTGTCAGTATAACCAGCTGAGCTTGAGAGCCATAAATTCAGCTGATCTGTATTATAGTAAACAACAAGCGAAAATCTACAGAAACCCAGATAGGCTTTGGTCAACAATGTGAAGATAAACAGAACCGAAAAGAAGGAATTTCAGTAGCGTTTGCTGCAGGCTAGAGATTTACAATTCATTAACAGCACtaaagaaagaggaaataagGGTGAATGGATTTCATGTTGGTCCTCATCGATTTTTAGGGCATTGATTTATGAGTGCGAGTGGCAGAGTGGAGTTGTTTTTGCGTTTCATGCCTATGCTCAGCTCTCCGGTTGCTTTGCTTCATTCACAGTCTCCTAGTATGAGCCAGACAAATGTTGATTTGTGTCCGTGGCGTTGCACTGGAGATGTAGAAGTGTAGTGTTAAGTGTCCCACCTGGTGGTGAACCTCACTGATCCTCTGGCCCGAGCTGTGATAGACTGAGATCATATCCCGCCCTGGAAAAGACCACTATAATCATTAGACCCTCGCTGTTCCATTGCAGCAACAGTGACAAGAGGGTAACTATTACCAATTATTTGGCATTGGTAATAGTTTTCAAATGTACTCTTCCTGAAGtacacatctgtctgtgtgtgtgtgtgtgtgtgtgtgtacaagtatTGTTTCTcaccagcagagcagctgttcTCCGTCTGCCGCTACAGAACTTTGTGTTCCTCCATTTTGGCTGACTCTTGTCTGTCCTCTGGCCTCTGTACAGGCGAAGAGCTCACAACCTCTTACTCATTTCAAGgctgtggagcagaaaaaatgactttttactCCTCATCTGTTGATGAGGTAGTGCGATGGAAAGTAATACGCTTGCCGACAACTGTTATTGTGACCTTTTTAGTGAGCTATTTGTTGGATAAAAGCCTTGAATCACACTGCGTTCTTGGTCATTAATACCAAGCTGTCATGTCCATAGCCCTGACTCTGGGCTGCCACACAGCAGTCTGCCagcactgagctgctgccaGACAGTCCACACTTGGCCTTTTAGCATGGCACTGGGATTGACgttcttcttttccttcccctcttttctcccctgTCTTCTCCCGCTTTGTGGTTaaatgtctctcttttcttttccccttccCTCTTCCACTGCTCTCTGTATTCATGTGTCTTCCCTTCCCCTTCTTCTCTCTATTCCTTCATTTCTCTTCAGATGTTGGCTCGGTGGAAGGTTTGGCCTACCACAGGGGCTGGGATATGTTGTACTGGACCAGCTACACTACCTCAACCATCACCCGCCACACTGTGGATCAGAGCCGATGGGGCGCCGTTGACAGGCACACTGTGGTCACCATGTCGGGAGATGACCACCCCAGAGCCTTTGTCCTTGACGAGTGTCAGAGGTCAGAACTAATACATAAATTCACACCGTACTGCTTTGCATTCAAAACCAAGTAACCTAAGTTACATCCAACATTCCTGCATATGTACATTACTGATTTGTACTCTCTCCTGCAGCCTCATGTTTTGGACCAACTGGAATGAGCAGTCTCCCAGTATCATGCGTGCTACACTGACTGGTGCCAATGTCCTTGTGATAATTGGCAATGACATCCGAACCCCCAACGGCCTGGCCATAGACCACCGTGCTGAAAAACTTTATTTCTCTGATGCCACATTGGACAAGATAGAGCGCTGCGAGTACGACGGCACTCGGCGCTACGTGAGTGacatacacacagtgtacaTCATGCTGCATAGTGCAAATATTTGCACATTATGATGATTGTATGATGGGGTTGCCTAATAACAGGCTTCAGTTTGTTTATCCTTTCAAGTTTGTTGCAAGGCTGCAATTTTGAATGTAAGAGATCATGACTGAGGTTGTGCTTCCCCCTGCAGGTGGTGTTGAAGAATGAGCCGGTCCATCCGTTTGGCCTGGCAGTGTACGGTAACTACATCTTCTGGACTGACTGGGTGAGGAGGGCTGTGCTTCGGGCTGACAAATACACCGGAGGAGACATAGTGCTGCACGTGCTACGTGCCGACATTCCTCAGCAGCCAATGGGTATCGTCGCTGTGGCTAACGACACCAATAGCTGTGAGTTTTTACACAGAGTGAGGGGTCAAGCTGTTTGTGCGAGTGAGTGGGTGTGGGTCATGTGCCATTACTGTTCTCTACTGTGTGATGATACGCTAACAGGAAGTATTTTGAAGTAGctactgatatatatatatatgttatttttCAGATGTTATTAGCAAAAATCAATTGAGAAGCTGTTAATTACTTGATGAAATACCCAGACAAGAATGTCTGACTAATCCAGCAAAATACATATTAGCCAAGTCAAGGGACTCCATCACAttactgcaaaaataaaagtcCACCATAATAACAAATAAGTAAAAGGTTTAGGTAGTTTGAAATCTCTAGCAAATGATACATTATTGCAATTCATAATGCAGTAATATGCACCTAAAGcatatatgaaatatatcaaCAGCAATCATTTGCTAGGTATAATTTGAGGTAATatattgaaaattaaactgTGCTGATTATTGTTCTTTGTTGATAACATCAGGGTGGTAAGGCCATTACAATCAAAGTTTAATACAGGCTTTTTTTGAAAAGAGTTGTacttaaacacagacaaacacagaccacaTGAACAAAGACGCTTTTATGCCACAAGAGAGCAGTTAATGAGGTGACAGAGGTAATCAGAGGGTGACAGATGAGTTTGACAATATCAGCTCAATATtacccacccaccccacccccccaccctctccgGTCCATCTTGCTCTCCATCTCCCGTTGTCTGTAtccttttaaatgaatgcagccctgcttgtttttttcccccaccatATTCTCAGCCATCTTCTCCCTCTAGTTGCCTCATTCAGTAAACTCCCTCGCGCTCCAATGCCCACAGCAACCATACAAGCTGAGAGCCTGAAGTAATGGCTGCAAATCCCATTTAGATTGAGTCACATTGAATTATGCATTCAGCAGAGGGAGAGCCATTGTCACATTCAGGCAGGCGTATCTTGTCTGCCTGCTGATTTGGATGCACATGGGGGGTGGgttgtgtttgcctgtgtgtcaGGAGGGTTGATCAGAAATTCTTAGCTGAGTcacccaggtgtgtgtgtgtgtaggtttgtgTGGCTAACCTTCCCTAACTTTCCTCATGTCTGCATAGGTGAGTTCTCTCTGTGTCGTGTCAACAACGGAGGATGTCAGGACCTGTGTTTGCTGACCTCCGAGGGAAGGGTCAACTGCAGTTGCCGTGGCGACAGGAAGCTTTTACAAGACAACACCTGCACAGGTAATACAAGACAGGGAAACCATAAAAACAAGAGTTTGGCTTAAAATCTTGCTGAGATGGCCGTGAGGGTGATGCctcataaacatttaaaaagaacaatCCGTGCTGCATGACACGGGGAAGGCAGCTCTCCTTAAGTACAttgttctgtctttgtctcacagCTCTCAACACCACATGTAACAACATTGATGAGTTTGAGTGTGGAAATGGAGACTGTATAAACTACACTCTGACTTGTGATGGCATGGCCCACTGCAAGGACAAGTCTGACGAGAAACAGTCCTACTGTGGTGAGTGGAATACTTCTCTCTGTAAATACTGTTTCACTTGTCTCACTTGTTGACATTTGTAATTTGAGTTTGTGTTATTTCCTGTTGGTTCTCAGCCAGCCGTGTGTGTAAGAAGGGCTACAGACGGTGTGTGAATGGCCGCTGCGTGGGGCATAGCTCCTGGTGCAATGGGCAAGACGATTGTGGAGACAATTCTGATGAAGTCTTCTGTAGTAAGTCGAGTCCTCCGATAAAACAAGTGTTTCCCGCCCGCAGTCGTATAATATTTCTAAATTACGTCCTGTCTAAACACTATCTTGATTTTGCTTGTCAGCCACACTGTGTTCAGCCGATCAGTTCCAGTGCAGAGACGGAGGCTGCATCTCCAACTCCAGCAAGTGTAACCAGAAAGTGGACTGTGAGGACGCCAGTGATGAGATGAACTGCAGTAAGTTAAAAGGATCGGATTCAGTCAGAATAtctaaatgtaatttaacaaaAGCAATCGCTTTCTCCCTGCCCGTGGTTTAAAGCAGTGCTGCTCTCTTTGTTAAGCTGCCACGGACTGTTCCAGTTACTTCCATCTGGGAGTGAAGGGAGTGACATTTCAGAGGTGCGAGTTCACCACACTCTGCTTTGCCCCTTCATGGCAGTGTGATGGAGCCAATGACTGCGGAGACTTCTCAGATGAAAGAAATTGCCCAGGTATTTTTTTCACCCTCTTAAATGCACATATTTTCTGTACGTGCAGTATTCAaggaaaaagtgaaataattTTTCCACAGATGGATTAGAGCAGAAGGTCCAATGTGGATTATTCCAAGTGGAACAAGAacaatgaatgttttcatcCATTTAATTGTGGTTTCGGAGGAAATTCTccttaaaaaacaataatatagtaatataaAACTCAATTTTCTAGTTCTCTCTTCCTGTTGGCTTAAGTCTCTCATGTTCTCTTCTTTCACTCTTCTGTCACTCTGCCAGGGAGCGGGAAAACAAAGTGTCCAGTGCCCTTCTTTGCCTGTCCTAGTGGACGTTGTATCCCTATGAGCTGGACTTGTGACAAGGAGAATGACTGTGAGAACGGTGCGGACGAGGCTCACTGTGGTAAGTTTAGACCTAAACAAGCTGGAGGGCAACAGatctttcactttgttttggCGCCTGTATTTTGCACTTCATACATTCCTTTTGGATCTCTAGATAAATTCTGCTCAGCCTCTCAGTTTGAGTGTGGGAACCATCGCTGCATTCCCAACCGGTGGGTCTGTGACGGAGCCGACGACTGTGGTGACAGCAGTGATGAGGACAGCAAGTGCAGTGAGTGTTGGACACAAATATTTAgtgaatacaaatacacaagttAGTACTAACATATACCcctaaaatattttaacaacaGTAGATTCTGTGGAAAAATACAGTACTCTCAAacttaatatatattatatactataaataGTTATTAGATATTGTGATgctgctttattattattttatgctATTATTATAATAACTTAACAGTTAACCTATTATGCCCCTGAACCATTCCAAACATATAATTATGTGAGTGTTCACAAATACTCAGAGCAAAAAAAGGTGTCAAAATCATCCTCACAACCAACTTCTTTCCATCACAGAGACCAAAACCTGCAGTCCCGAGGCGTTTCAGTGTCCTGGATCACACATGTGTATTCCTCAGCGTTGGAAGTGTGATGGAGACAAAGACTGTCCTGATGGGGCTGATGAGAGTGTCAAAGCTGGCTGTGGTGAGCGCAGGCTGGGGTTAgatttggtcaaaaaaaaaaaaaaatatatatatatattttgataaaCCCTAGAGGCAAAGAAGGTGTATAAAACATATGTACGTCATTTACTCACCAAATATTTTTGTGTCTCAGTGTTCAacaacacatgcagcagcaacGAGTTCATGTGCCAGAACCGACAGTGTATCCCCAAGCACTTTGTGTGTGACCATGACAACGACTGCAGCGACGGCTCAGATGAGTCCCAGGAGTGTGGTGAGTGGAAGCGTGACCTCTTACTCCCGATGGGGTCATTTTAAAAAGCTCTCTCCTCCCCGCTCTTGCTTTTAACAACGAGTACAACTCCCCTTCACCCCGGTGTTGCTTCTCGCTGCAGAATATCCAACATGTGGATCCAATGAGTTCCGCTGTGCCAACGGACGCTGCCTCATCCAGAATTCATGGGAGTGCGATGGAGATTTTGACTGCCATGATCACTCAGACGAAGCCCCCAAGAACCCACGCTGCACTGGCCCAGGTTAGATccacacactttcttttttcttgtatttatttgtctaaTTAGATTGGTAGATTAAATTATAATCAGTGTGatgtaaatgtgccagtttTAGCCACATGTCCAATTCCTGTGGCTCTGAAATAATATCAGCCACATTGGTTGACATTTTCtcttaatttgttttcatttcatttcatttcatttcttttctttcgtgaaacagagaaaaaatgcAACGACTCCACGTACGCCTGCAACAATGGAAACTGCGTCAACGAGACATTGCTCTGTGACCATAAGGATGACTGCGGCGATGGCTCTGACGAGCTGAACTGCTTTATTAACGAGTGCCTGAACAGCAAACTGAGTGGCTGTTCCCAACTGTGTGAAGACCTTAAAATTGGCTTCAAGGTAAGTCAAC
This region of Pempheris klunzingeri isolate RE-2024b chromosome 2, fPemKlu1.hap1, whole genome shotgun sequence genomic DNA includes:
- the LOC139210497 gene encoding somatostatin receptor type 5-like, translating into MQLGNSTGLEVLLGNSSDTGVRNVEQVLVPILDILILVLGVGGQTMVMVILCGRRRRGMRRTGQSPQSSTTGTGTDVLLLALSAADLLLLTVLPFHTVAIAMQHWPFGDFMCRLVGFLGSACSSASVFTLATLAVSRYLTVVTPARAYCLLSPRRMSIAAALLWVPACCLAAPQLVFRFVGIPRRAPDGLACFAFLSHQDQLIYGLFHFLVAFLVPLTTIAVAYSSIFMFLWRTQHVRRAPQVERYQSKVTQTSAMLVLAFTLCWLPSYGLTLALLEAKSSEATGASPRYGPFSVFARFMATSSTVMNPILYVLMSQKFRQDLLRLFKKGEQRASEAVAAA